One window from the genome of Echinicola vietnamensis DSM 17526 encodes:
- a CDS encoding sulfatase-like hydrolase/transferase, whose amino-acid sequence MKRYFTLLLFIWLPLALVVAQERPNIIVIVSDDAGYADFSFQSTKLTTTPNIDRIAQEGAKFTNAYVTASVCSPSRAGLLSGTNQPEFGHIYNYIKGVEYSIQQHEYGIPHNIKTIGEYLQPLGYATAAFGKWHEGFAEEFQPEQKGFDHFWGFLWGANHYHTGKAIDVIDDGKPVDPTTIPYMTDAITDEALSFASAHEEDPFFLYIAYNAVHSPLEAKPEHIALYEGKFPDDPKREILAAMTHSLDENVGKIFNRLEAMGELDNTIIFFINDNGGSKHISADNSPLKGYKGQLYEGGIRVPFAVRWPGKIKGKTVCHSITSSLDILPSILDAVGYTARNLEGQSVLELIHNPQNFEHRELFWHTSQYGGAIRAGQWKLIIDQNGHELYHLGNDIGESNNLKETQPAEYQKLKGKYEQWLAQLPHPYFVPITGKNAWKEDN is encoded by the coding sequence ATGAAAAGATATTTCACGCTCCTACTCTTTATTTGGCTACCTCTCGCCTTAGTTGTTGCCCAAGAAAGACCGAATATCATCGTCATCGTCAGTGATGATGCAGGTTATGCAGATTTCAGCTTCCAATCTACCAAACTCACCACCACGCCAAATATCGACCGTATTGCCCAAGAAGGCGCAAAATTCACCAATGCTTATGTCACGGCAAGCGTGTGCTCTCCTTCGCGGGCAGGGCTTCTTTCCGGAACGAACCAACCTGAATTTGGTCATATTTACAACTACATCAAAGGGGTAGAATACTCCATCCAGCAACATGAATATGGCATCCCACATAACATCAAAACCATAGGGGAATACTTGCAACCTCTGGGGTACGCCACTGCAGCATTTGGCAAATGGCACGAAGGCTTTGCCGAAGAGTTTCAGCCTGAGCAAAAGGGCTTTGACCATTTCTGGGGATTTTTATGGGGCGCAAATCATTACCATACCGGAAAAGCCATCGATGTCATCGATGATGGAAAACCCGTCGATCCCACCACCATCCCTTACATGACCGATGCCATAACGGATGAGGCGTTAAGCTTCGCCTCGGCGCATGAAGAAGATCCCTTCTTCCTGTATATCGCTTACAATGCCGTCCATAGCCCATTGGAAGCAAAACCTGAACACATCGCCCTGTACGAAGGCAAATTCCCCGATGATCCAAAAAGGGAAATTTTGGCCGCCATGACCCATTCCCTGGATGAAAATGTCGGCAAAATCTTTAATCGGCTCGAAGCCATGGGCGAACTGGACAATACCATTATCTTTTTCATTAATGACAATGGCGGATCAAAACACATCAGCGCCGACAACAGCCCCCTAAAAGGCTATAAAGGCCAACTCTATGAAGGAGGAATTCGCGTACCCTTTGCGGTACGATGGCCAGGAAAAATCAAAGGCAAAACGGTTTGCCATTCCATTACTTCAAGCCTTGACATCCTGCCCAGCATCCTGGACGCAGTAGGCTATACCGCAAGAAACCTGGAAGGTCAATCAGTTCTAGAGCTGATTCATAATCCGCAAAATTTTGAACATCGCGAACTGTTTTGGCACACTAGCCAATATGGTGGAGCCATCAGGGCTGGGCAATGGAAGCTGATCATCGACCAAAACGGCCATGAACTCTACCATTTGGGAAATGATATTGGAGAAAGCAACAACTTAAAGGAAACCCAACCTGCGGAATACCAAAAATTAAAAGGGAAGTATGAGCAGTGGCTTGCCCAACTTCCCCATCCGTATTTTGTGCCAATCACCGGCAAAAATGCCTGGAAAGAGGACAACTAA
- a CDS encoding RNA polymerase sigma-70 factor, producing MRKLIKYTEKRLVALVREGDLNAFDELYHRYAPRVYGFAKRVFHDKDVAEEAVQVVFVKLWEKRKGLNEQLNFKSYLFTAVKHQVYNRLREVKNTVDLEEMVTDHTYQGVSGLEVLEYKEFEESALGLIERLPNVQQKVFKLSRLEGVSHKEIAEKLGLSVRTVEHHCYLATKFLKGQLLKQASVATLIFCFLNLLQ from the coding sequence ATGAGAAAGCTAATCAAATATACGGAAAAGCGGTTAGTAGCCCTAGTGAGGGAAGGGGATTTAAATGCATTTGATGAACTGTATCATCGATATGCACCGCGCGTATATGGTTTTGCAAAGCGTGTTTTCCATGATAAAGATGTGGCAGAAGAAGCTGTTCAAGTAGTGTTTGTGAAGTTATGGGAAAAGAGGAAAGGGCTGAATGAACAGCTGAATTTTAAGAGTTACTTGTTTACGGCCGTGAAGCATCAAGTGTACAATAGGTTAAGGGAAGTGAAAAACACGGTGGATTTGGAAGAAATGGTGACGGATCACACTTATCAAGGTGTTTCGGGGTTGGAAGTCCTCGAATACAAGGAATTTGAGGAGTCAGCCTTGGGGTTGATCGAGCGTCTGCCAAATGTCCAGCAGAAGGTGTTTAAGTTGAGTCGGTTAGAAGGTGTGAGCCATAAAGAGATAGCGGAGAAGCTTGGGCTTTCCGTGCGGACTGTTGAGCACCATTGTTACCTAGCGACCAAATTTTTAAAAGGGCAGCTGCTCAAACAGGCTTCTGTCGCCACGTTGATTTTTTGTTTTTTGAATTTACTGCAATAG